A region of Campylobacter concisus DNA encodes the following proteins:
- a CDS encoding phage tail tape measure protein → MKLAIDDEAAFANVKKYVDDSDENLAKLKNEIRGLSSQLRESFSNIADIAAGGGKINLAGEELVTYTKMLATGSVAFEMSSEALSKAANNMKVGFKMNDIKELNSFFDSVNLLDNKVTNANASDIFEATSLTAANASLIGLDSKSASAISATMLSTGKASSVVGTSLNALYPTLSMADKKGKNFQEALASIGMDATYLKTALQKDAAGAITTFLEAISRADKDKQAGLLYDLVGGNFNDEIAGLVTNIDALKANIKMAHSDEATGSMQRELQTKLNTTKSGIERVTQAWRNLGSRLGETFLPLTNLLASILSKVAGVLSSLNEKFPRLSAIVVSAAAGFMIFKPVLLLSKIALLSVADGFLGVIRVVKFLNPMLLIAKVRWLA, encoded by the coding sequence CTTTTGCGAATGTAAAAAAATATGTTGATGATAGCGATGAGAACCTAGCTAAACTAAAAAATGAGATAAGAGGGTTAAGCTCGCAGCTTAGAGAGAGCTTTAGTAATATAGCCGACATTGCAGCTGGTGGTGGTAAGATAAATTTAGCTGGTGAGGAGCTAGTAACTTATACAAAGATGCTTGCAACCGGCTCAGTTGCATTTGAAATGAGCTCTGAAGCCTTATCAAAGGCGGCCAATAATATGAAAGTTGGCTTTAAGATGAACGATATAAAGGAGCTTAATAGCTTTTTTGATAGCGTAAACTTGCTCGACAATAAGGTTACTAATGCAAATGCTTCTGATATATTTGAGGCTACTTCGCTAACAGCTGCAAATGCCAGCTTAATAGGCCTAGATAGTAAAAGTGCCAGTGCCATAAGTGCTACAATGCTAAGCACTGGCAAAGCTAGCTCAGTCGTAGGCACTAGCTTAAATGCTCTTTACCCCACACTCTCAATGGCTGATAAAAAGGGTAAAAATTTTCAAGAAGCGCTAGCAAGTATAGGCATGGATGCAACATATCTAAAAACAGCCCTACAAAAAGATGCCGCTGGAGCTATAACTACGTTTTTAGAAGCGATCTCTAGAGCCGATAAAGATAAGCAAGCAGGGCTACTTTATGATCTAGTTGGTGGAAATTTTAACGATGAGATAGCAGGTCTTGTAACAAATATCGATGCTCTTAAAGCAAATATCAAAATGGCACACTCGGATGAAGCCACAGGATCTATGCAGCGTGAGCTACAAACGAAGCTAAACACTACAAAAAGTGGTATCGAAAGGGTTACACAAGCATGGAGAAATCTAGGTTCAAGACTTGGAGAAACCTTTTTGCCACTTACAAATTTATTAGCTTCTATCTTAAGCAAGGTAGCTGGAGTGTTAAGCTCACTAAATGAAAAATTTCCAAGGCTAAGTGCCATAGTTGTTAGCGCTGCAGCTGGCTTTATGATCTTTAAACCGGTGTTGCTTCTTAGCAAGATAGCACTTTTAAGTGTAGCAGATGGATTTTTGGGCGTTATAAGGGTAGTGAAATTTTTAAATCCTATGCTCTTAATAGCAAAGGTTAGATGGTTGGCTTAA